A single Plasmodium yoelii strain 17X genome assembly, chromosome: 10 DNA region contains:
- a CDS encoding ribonucleoprotein → MNNNTQQQQQQQQQQQQQQQQQQQQQQQQQQQQQQQQQQQQYNNENNESSYGEARVNEQPQYIYQMNNPYNPAPSIPVKLFVSSIPKNLTEDDIKLIFEEYGATKDVVFIKDKKPNANRANVFVRMESIYFAQKAIEDLHGKKIICESLGPLIVKFAIGELEKYGINMNNANENEAKLFVGSLPKDITDDQIRNIFNRYGNVKEVYIMKNSNGVSKRCAFVNYDYKEQGIFAVQNLNGKIAIENAEKPIEVRFAQSKNQLQERQLLNRALMNPLQMNNNNIDDNNNNGNTINNNNSNNSNKSNNNAYMKSQHFKNMNINSFNRYPMHMNYNLQNNSNQQRNNNNSIRSPWKQYFSKEDGRPYYHNELTGQTQWHKPRKMDQDFINPLNMNEVSGPVGANIFIFHIPNEWIQNDLLAAFSPFGNIISAYIATEKDTGRNRGFAFVSYDNVDSAINAVKYMNGFLAHKKKLKVTIKKGEEQYVQALINQRNQLNNTDNRRNFITTPQNT, encoded by the coding sequence atgaataataatacacAACAGCAACAACAGCAACAACAGCAACAGCAGCAACAACAACAACAACAGCAACAGCAGCAGCAACAGCAACAACAGCAGCAACAACAGCAGCAACAGCAACAACAATATaacaatgaaaataatgaatcgTCTTATGGAGAAGCAAGAGTAAATGAGCAACCGCAATACATCTATCAAATGAATAATCCATATAACCCTGCACCTTCAATACCTGTAAAGTTATTCGTTAGTTCTATCCCAAAAAATTTAACAGAAgatgatataaaattaatttttgaaGAATATGGAGCAACAAAAGATGTAGTTTTTATCAAAGATAAGAAGCCAAATGCAAATAGAGCAAATGTATTTGTTCGAATGGAATCGATATATTTTGCTCAAAAGGCTATAGAAGATTTacatggaaaaaaaataatatgcgaATCATTAGGTCCATTAATAGTTAAGTTTGCTATAGGCGAATTAGAAAAATATGgtattaatatgaataatgcTAATGAAAATGAAGCAAAATTATTTGTAGGCTCATTACCTAAAGATATAACAGATGATCAAATAAGAAACATATTTAACCGATATGGTAATGTTAAAGaagtatatattatgaaaaatagtAACGGGGTAAGTAAAAGGTGTGCCTTTGTTAATTATGATTATAAAGAGCAAGGAATTTTTGCTGTACAAAATTTAAACGGAAAAATAGCTATTGAAAATGCAGAGAAACCAATAGAAGTTAGATTCGCACAATCAAAAAATCAATTGCAAGAAAGGCAATTACTAAATAGGGCTTTAATGAATCCTTTACAGAtgaacaataataatatagatgaTAACAATAACAATGGAAAtactattaataataataatagcaataaCAGTAACAAAagcaataataatgcatatatGAAATCGcaacattttaaaaatatgaatataaacTCATTTAATAGATATCCAATGCatatgaattataatttgcaaaataattcaaaccaacaaagaaataataataattctatacGATCACCATGGaaacaatatttttcaaaagaaGACGGAAGACCATATTATCATAATGAATTAACGGGTCAAACACAATGGCATAAACCTAGAAAAATGGATCAAGATTTTATTAATCCATTAAATATGAATGAAGTTTCAGGTCCTGTAGGggcaaatatttttatttttcatataccAAATGAATGGATTCAAAATGATTTATTAGCTGCATTTTCACCTTTTGGTAATATTATTTCTGCATATATTGCTACTGAAAAAGATACAGGAAGGAATAGAGGATTTGCTTTTGTTTCATATGACAATGTAGATAGCGCAATTAATGctgtaaaatatatgaacggATTTTTAGCACAtaaaaagaaattaaaaGTTACTATAAAAAAGGGAGAAGAACAATATGTGCAAGCATTGATAAATCAAAGAAATCAATTAAACAATACGGATAACAGAAGAAATTTTATCACCACACCTCAGAATACCTAG